The nucleotide window TTGATTTGGGGAATATATGCAGTTGAAATTAAGTATGGTTTTAATTTAAATAAGTATGGAGTATTTCCTAGAACAATAGAAGGCTTAAGAGGAATAGTGTTTACTCATTTTTTGCACAGTAATACAAGTCACTTATTTAACAATTCCATTCCCTTGTTTGTACTATTAAGTAGTTTGTTCTACTTCTATAAAGATATTGACTTTAAAATTTTAATAATAGGAGGTTTATTAACAGGTTTTGCTACTTGGCTAATAGCAAGAGATTCTTATCATATAGGTGCAAGTGGAATCGTTTATTTACTTTTTAGCTTTGTCTTTTTCAGCGGTATTATTCGAAAGCACTATAGGTTAGTTGCGTTATCCTTTATTGTAATTTTTCTTTATGGTAGTATGATTTGGTATGTGTTTCCCATAAAAGATGGTATGTCTTGGGAAGGTCATTTATCTGGTTTTCTAGTTGGTTTGATATTAGCTTTTATTTACCGAAAAAATGGTTTAGTAAAAAAAGATTATGAGTTTAGTACAACAGAGTTTGATTTGTTGTTTGATGAAAATGGCAATCTAATTCAAACTGAAGAATCTTATGAAAATTTTGATGTTAAAGATTAATACTTCTTTGCCTCACAGTTTCGTATAAAAATACACCACAAGCTACAGATACGTTTAAAGATTCGATACTACCCAATAAAGGTAGTTTTGCCTTATAATCTACCATTTTTAAAACTGATGGGTTAACACCTCTATGTTCAGAGCCCATAATTACTGCTATTGGTTGATTAAAGTTTACATCGTAGATAGAACTTTCTGTTTTCTCGGTAGCTGCAACTGTTTTAATATTAGATGCTTGTAAAATGAAGAGTGCATCTTTGATATGATCTACCTTACAAATAGGCATTTTAAAAGCTGCTCCTGCAGAGGTTTTTATAGTTTCTGCATTTACAGGAGCACTTCCATTTTTTTGGATTATGATACCATTAACTCCAGTACATTCTGCAGTTCTAATAATTGCTCCAAAGTTCCTTACATCAGACAACTGATCTAATATTAAGAAGAATGGAACTTTATTAGCTTCTAGTGTGTCATCTAACAATGTTTCTAGGTCGTAGAAATCTATAGGAGATATTTGTGCTACAGCTCCTTGGTGGTTGCTGTTTTTAGATAATCTGTTCAATTTTTCTACAGGTACAGTGCTTGTAGCAATTTTAGAATCTTTAATTAGTTTATCTAACTCATAATATAAACTTCCTCTTAAGCCTTTTTGTAAGTAAATTTTATTAATTGTAGATCCGCTTTCTATTGCTTCAATAATTGCTCTTAATCCGAAAATGTTAGTAGTCTCTGTCAAAGTATTTTATTTAAATAAAAAAATCGTAATCAATATGATTACGATTTTTAAAATATTGTAATGTTTTGTTTAGTTTACAACAAATGTACTAGATGTACCAGCACCATAAGCACCACTAGTTTGGAATACTTGTACTCCGTTAACAGTGATTTCAAATGCTCCAGCTCCATCTCCATATTGATCAAAAATATCAACTCTATAGTTACCATTTGTTAAACATGCAGCATCTCTTTGAGTTCCGCTTAAACCAGCATACCCACCATAAGCAGGAGAAGAATTGTTAGCCATTGCTGTTGCTCCAGTATCTGTGTTTACTATTCTCCAGTAAACTTCTTCTGGATAAGCATCTAATACTACAGCTACTTTAGCTTTACCCTGACCAGCAGGACAACCTTTAGCTACGTTTAAAGAAATTCCATCACCAACAATTACGTTTTCGCTAGCAACCATTTCTATATTTAAAGTTTTATCAACAATAATATCTAAGTCATTTTCATTAAACGTTAAGTTTAATACTGCCTCGTTAGAGTTTGCAGGAATAGTAATTGAAGTAGGCATTGTATAAGAGGCAGCTGAAATAGTACCAGTTGCAGTTAAATCAATAGTTCTATCTTCTCCTGTAATATTCGCAGAGTAAATGCTAATAGATTTGTTAAAAGTTTCTCCAGGTGTTACAGTTACATCAGTAGCAAAGTAAGACTCGAAAGAAGCATAAGGTGTTCCAGGCGCTTCAACATCTTCCTCACAACTTGTGAATAATGCAATACTTAAGAAAATTAAAGTGTAAAGTTTTATTTGTTTCATTTTTTAGGCATTTAAAATGAGAATAGGAGACTTTTACATCTCCTATTCAATATTAATTAATTATTAGTTATTCTGAGTAGAGATGAATGGGTTAAATTGAATCTCTCCTTCTGGAATTTCAAAAGTCATTCTCTCATCGTTATAAGGAATTGTAGTACCTACAAAAGATAAGTGGTTAGATCCTCTTGTAACTGAAGCTTTGTTTCTTTTTAAAGCTAAATAACTTTTTCCTTCACCCCATAACTCAATTCTAGTTTGTAAGTGAATTTCGTTCTTCAATTGTTGTCCTGATAATCCATCAATGTAAGATGCATCTGGTACTCTTTGACTAACGATAGCTTTTAATTCTGTTCTAGCCTGAGCATCGTTTCCAGAGAAAGCAGCATATTCTGCAGCTAATAAATGCATTTCAGCAACTCTCATGTATACATAATCATCTTGTACAATTCTAGTTACACCATAACGTGTTCTAGCAGCATTGTAAAATTTGTTTAATGGCATTAAGTGAGTATATGCACCTGGGTTATCTACAAATTGATCCTTTCTAAAGTCATTTGCAGGAATCGCGTCATATAAGTTTTGATCCATAGATTTAGCATCTCCGAATGCAGGGTAACTGTATGCGAAATAATCCATTTGACCCCACCATGAAACTAATCCTAAACCAATTTCATCATTTAAGTCAACACCCCACATCCATCCTGGAGTATTTACATTTGTAAATCCACCAGTAATTTCTGAAGAACTCATTAAAGTATATCCAGTCATAGCAGCTTTTGCCATGTTGTATGCTTTAGTGTAATCTGTACCTCTTGCACCTAATACATAAGCATAAATACCTTGAGCAACTTGTTTGTTGATTTCAGTTTTATTAGATCTTGAATAGCCGTCTAAATAAGAGATAGCTTCAGTTAAATCTTGCTCCATTAAGTCATATATTTCAGAAGCAGCTACTTTAGGACCATTTAAGTCTGTTGCACTTCTATAGATAGGTAGAATTTCTTCTGCTCCATCATATTCTTTTTGGAAATACTGAGCTAAGTAAAAGTAAGAATGAGCACGTAAAGCTTTTGCTTGACCCATAATTGCTTTGTTTGCTGCACTTTCTGGTACAACATCTGTTCCTCCTAAACCATCAATTACTTCGTTACAACCTCTTACAATTCTGAAGTAGTGTCTCCAAACTTGTCTGTTGTCACCAAATGTAAAGTCTAATGGTGCTTGATATTCAGTAATAGAAGCTCTATACCATCCGTAAGTACTTGTACTTAGGGCCATATCACTTGATAACATATCACCAAAAATATCATAAGCCTTCTGTCCAAAGTCATCATGTCCTGATGTACCTCCAGAACCGAAAGTAAATGTTAAAGTATAAACACCACCCATTAATGCTCCTGTTACTTCAGGATCAATATTAGATGCCTGCTCTAATTGAGCAGATGTTAAAGAAGCTGACCCTTCAAGGGCTGGCTTCTCTAGAAAATCGTCTCCACAGCTCACTGTTGATATCGCTAATGCAGAGAGTAATCCGAATTTAATTAATTTATTCATGTTTTTTTAAATTTAAATTTTATTATTAAAATTTCACTCTAACACCTAATGTCATTGTAGTCATTGGTGCATATAATCTTCGACCAGAGTTTCCTGACTCACTTGTGCTTGGTAGGAAACCTTGACGTGCAGTAGCATTAAATAAGTTATCTGCAGAGAACCAAATATTCACTGTTTGTACAGATATTTTATCTAAATATTGTTTTGGTATGTTATATCCGATATTTACGTTGTTTAATGCAATGAAATCTGTTGATGTAATAAATCTAGTTGAAGTAGAAGTACCGTTTACAATCGCGTTATCTGTTAAAGCAGGAACATCAGTAATGTCTCCTGGGTTTTGCCATCTGTTAGCTATATCTTTGTGGTAATTGTTACCTACTGCTCCAAAACGATCAGACATTAATTCTGCGTATTGAGCATCGTAAGCGTAACCTCCTAAACTATAAGTAAACTGAGTTCCAAAGTTAAAGTTACCTAATTTACCAGATAAACGGAAAGCACCTCTTACATCAGCAATTGCAGATTTATCTGCATATACATCAGATGCATCAGAATAAGTCTTTGTTACAGTCTTCTTGATGTTTGCACCAGGAACTTTAATTTGGTATTCTACGATAGAACCAGTGTTATTGATTACTGCAGGATCTGCAGGAACCCAAGATCCACTAGAGTATGAAGATGGCTCACCAGCGTCTAAAACACCGTTGTTGTTAACATCATCATAGTATTGGTACCACATTGGAGCACCATCAGCAGGATCTACACCAGCCCACTCTCTCATATAGAAGTCAAAGATTGATCTTCCTTCTGATCTTGCATAAAAACCACTTGGAGTTAATAATTGAGGCTCGTTAGTAGCTGGATCTAATGGCATAGTTAAGATTTCGTTATTTACGATTTCACCATTAACAGATAAATCTAAAGTAAAATCTTTGTTGTCCACTAAATGTCCAGTAATATCAAATTCTAAACCAGAGTTAACTAATTCACCATCATTTACTGTAATTGAAGAGATACCTTGAGAAGGACCTACAAAACGGTTAAAGATTAAGTTATCAGTTAATTTATTATAGTAATCTAAATTTACATCTAAATATTTACCAAAGCTCATTTCAGCACCAACTTGGAACTGGTTTGTAGTTTCCCAAGTTAAATCTGGGTTACCATTTGCACCTGGAGCTAAAGAAATACTTCCTCCTAAGTTACCACCGTTAAATGTATTGTATCCTGAGAAGAATCCAACACCAGCTTGATCACCAGTAATACCATAAGATGCTTTTAATTTTAAATAGCTTATGAAACTGTCTTGTAAAAAGTCTTCGTTACTTACAATCCAAGAAGCACCTACAGAACCAAAAGTTCCCCATTTGTCATTCACGAATCTTGAAGATCCATCCGCTCTTACAGAAGCAGAGAAGTAATACTTTTGATCAAAGTTGTAGTTAAACTGGCTAAAGTAAGACTCAATAGTAAATCCACTTGTAGAACCAGAAGGTAAACCTAAACTAGACTGAAAGTTGTCTAAATCATATAAGAATGGACTAATTTGTAATCCTTTAGAAGCAGAAGCAAAATTTTGCTCAAAGTCATTACTTTCATGGGCTACTAAAGCATCAAATGAATGATTTCCCCAAGTATTGTTATACTTAATGATTTGTAAAATATTTTGTGTTAAACTAGAAAAGTCATTGATTGTAATGTCTCCACTTGTTGCTTGACCACCACCATAAAATTTATTTGTGTAGTCTCTGTTCTTTTGTGTAGCATATTGTACACCATATCTAATTTCAGCAGATAAATTGTCAGTAAATTTGAAAGTAGCTGAGAAGTTACCATTCATTTCATGACGATCAGTTCCGTTAAAATCATATTTTGCAGATCCAATTGGGTTTAATCCATTTGCATTTGGTCTATCTCTAAAACCAGATAAAGAACCATAATCATATTGGAATCCTCCATAAAATAAATCTGGTACTAATTCAGCGTTATCGTCTCTTAAAAATACAGGGAAGATAGGCGCCATTTTATCAGCAAATTCGAATACGTTTTCAGAACCAGCAATTTGACCATTTGCAATATTTTCTGAATATGCATAACCAATGTTACTGTTTAACTTTAACCATGGTTTAACATCACTAGTTAAGTTTAAACGAGTAGTATATCTCTTGAAACTAGTGTTAATTGAATATCCGTTATCATCTAAGTAACCAAAAGAAGCAAAATATCTAGTATCTTGATTTCCTCCACCCATTCTTAAGTTTGTTTCAGTTCTAATCGCTGAATCAAATGCAACATCTGCATATCTTAAAGGAGTGTATTTTCTTGTAACTCCTGGACGAACTGTACCTGTTGTTGGATCGATTAAATCTGCACCACTTGTTACATTCCACATGTTGTATCCTGGAGCAACGTAGTTACCTGTAAATAAATTTGCATTTGCAAATGCTACTGGATCAGGGTTTCCTGTTACAACTCCTCTGTTCTTAATACCTTCCCAAACATAACCAATATATTCTTCAGGGTTAGTAACAACATCATATCTTGGAATTAATTGATCGTTAACACCTGTTTTGATATCTACCTCAATATATGAGTTTGAAGCACTACCACCTTTAGTAGTAATTAATACAACACCATTTGCACCTCTAGAACCGTAAATTGCAGTTGCAGTTGCATCTTTTAAGATCGTTGTACTAGCAATGTCACTTGGGTTAATAGAATTGATACTACCAGAAAAAGGCACACCATCAACAACGTATAATGGAGCTCTGTTACCATTTACAGACCCATAACCTCTAATTCTAATTGCACCTACAGTACCTGGTTGTCCAGAACTGTTAATTACAGTTACCCCTGCAACCTCACCTGTTAAGGCTTGAGACACATTAGAGAAGTTTTTTACTTCTAATTGCTCTTGTTTTACAACTGCAGCTGTACCAACGAAAGCTTGTTTTGTTGAAGTACCATAACCTACAACAACAATCTCATCTAAAACATTTGCATCTTCTGCTAACTTTACGTTAATAACGTTAGAAGATCCAACTGTTCTTTCACTTGCTTTGTACCCTAAGTATCTAAATACTAAAACATCTCCTGTTTTAGCTTGGATAGAATACTTACCGTCAAAATCAGTTTCTGTACCTTTAGTACTTCCTTTAATTATAACACTAACTCCTGGTAAACTTCCTGATTCATCAGAAACCGTACCTGAAACAGTCTTTTCTTGTGCAAAGGATATTTGCACGACAAACGCTAGTAATAGCGTTAAAATTCCATTAAACTTTGTCTTCATTGTATAATTATTTGAATTAATTAATGCCAAAAGTCTTAAATAAAACTTAAAAAAACAATTTTTTAACAATAATTTCTTTAAAATAATTTCATTATCTCAGTTATAGACGAAATGTTTTCAATATCCTTTCATTTAATACAGATATTTGTATTTGTTATTTTATTAAGATCCTTTTAAATGATTGGGTAAAGTGCTGTAAATGAAATTTGTATAGCTGTTCTTGATGGTTGAAAATTTCTTTTTTGGTTTAAAAAAATTTGTTGGTGATGTTTTAAATCTTTTGAATTAATGTTTACAATTAACGGAAGAATTGATGTGGTTGATAAAAATTTAACACAATGTTAAAAATAATTTATCCAACTAATTAAAAATTTTGTGTTTTGTAATTCAAGTTTTGATGAATCGAATTTACCAGTAGCTAATGCTAAATTGATGGTGTATTTATCATTGCCAAATAAATATCCAAAACCTAAACCTATAAGAGATTTGTAATTGTTTTCTTGTTTGTAGCCTCCTATGTCTGTTATAGTGTATAGGTAAGAATTTTGGTTAGTTATGAAGCGATATTCAAAATTGAAAAAGGAAAATTGCTTTGCAAATATGCTTTGTTCGTTAAATCCTCTTATGGAGTTTGCGCCCCCAATTCTTAATAACTCATTAGTTAAGTAGTTTTTAGATTCCAACAATCCTGTTTTATTGCGAATATAAAATTGATTTCTTTGATTGAATTTGATTAAGAAAGATAATGAGCTTTTGAAATTATATTGTTGAAACGATTGATTATCGCTTTTTCTTGATCCTATTCCAGTGGATATTGAAAAACTCAATTCATTGTAAATGGTTTTCTCTTTAAGATTGTTGTAGTCATAATTTAATCCTATAAAATAATTATCATATTCTTTTATATCGTTGGTTATTGATTCTAGGTTTTCGGAGTTTTCTATTGAGTAAAAAGCAGAAACACTATTCTTATCATTTAAATTATATGATAAAGATGTTTTGAAATTGATATTTGTAAAAGAGCTATCTTGTCTATATAAGGAGAATGCAATTTGTGGAGTAATATTACTCTTAAATATATATGGTATGCTCGTTGATAATTTAAACTCTTGCCTTTCTTGGCCAATTCTATTCCAAAATAATTTAAATTGTTCACCGGAATTAAGAATATTGTTTAATTCTAGGTCTATATTTCCATTTAAAAGAAAGTCTCCATTTTCTTCTGTGGCAAAATTCACTAAGGCATCTAAACTGTTATTTTGATTTTTTCTTAGGTATATATATAGGATAGTCGAGTCTTTGGTGAATAATATTTCTGGTTCTTTAATTTGATCTATAAAACTTAATCTTTTAGTTAGATTTGATGTTCTTTTAATTAAGTCTTCATTAAAAATATCGCCTTTCTTTATTCTTAAATACATTTTAAGGTATACTTGCGAGAATTGCTCATAACCTCTTATGGTTATTTTATCTATTGTCCTTTTTTTAGACTCCTTGATTACTAACAATCCAAATAGTTCATCTTTATTAAGTATAATGTTATTTATTTCTACAGAAGAAAATGATTTACCCTGTTTGTCTAGTTTAGAAGTAATGCTGGAAAGTAGTTTGTCTAGATTTTCAATGGGGATTTTTATTTTGTTGTTTTTTAATTTGTTCTTGTTAAAGT belongs to Polaribacter dokdonensis and includes:
- a CDS encoding rhomboid family intramembrane serine protease — protein: MQEADLQNKTSPFIVPSMYILLIWGIYAVEIKYGFNLNKYGVFPRTIEGLRGIVFTHFLHSNTSHLFNNSIPLFVLLSSLFYFYKDIDFKILIIGGLLTGFATWLIARDSYHIGASGIVYLLFSFVFFSGIIRKHYRLVALSFIVIFLYGSMIWYVFPIKDGMSWEGHLSGFLVGLILAFIYRKNGLVKKDYEFSTTEFDLLFDENGNLIQTEESYENFDVKD
- the rlmB gene encoding 23S rRNA (guanosine(2251)-2'-O)-methyltransferase RlmB; translated protein: MTETTNIFGLRAIIEAIESGSTINKIYLQKGLRGSLYYELDKLIKDSKIATSTVPVEKLNRLSKNSNHQGAVAQISPIDFYDLETLLDDTLEANKVPFFLILDQLSDVRNFGAIIRTAECTGVNGIIIQKNGSAPVNAETIKTSAGAAFKMPICKVDHIKDALFILQASNIKTVAATEKTESSIYDVNFNQPIAVIMGSEHRGVNPSVLKMVDYKAKLPLLGSIESLNVSVACGVFLYETVRQRSINL
- a CDS encoding RagB/SusD family nutrient uptake outer membrane protein, producing MNKLIKFGLLSALAISTVSCGDDFLEKPALEGSASLTSAQLEQASNIDPEVTGALMGGVYTLTFTFGSGGTSGHDDFGQKAYDIFGDMLSSDMALSTSTYGWYRASITEYQAPLDFTFGDNRQVWRHYFRIVRGCNEVIDGLGGTDVVPESAANKAIMGQAKALRAHSYFYLAQYFQKEYDGAEEILPIYRSATDLNGPKVAASEIYDLMEQDLTEAISYLDGYSRSNKTEINKQVAQGIYAYVLGARGTDYTKAYNMAKAAMTGYTLMSSSEITGGFTNVNTPGWMWGVDLNDEIGLGLVSWWGQMDYFAYSYPAFGDAKSMDQNLYDAIPANDFRKDQFVDNPGAYTHLMPLNKFYNAARTRYGVTRIVQDDYVYMRVAEMHLLAAEYAAFSGNDAQARTELKAIVSQRVPDASYIDGLSGQQLKNEIHLQTRIELWGEGKSYLALKRNKASVTRGSNHLSFVGTTIPYNDERMTFEIPEGEIQFNPFISTQNN
- a CDS encoding SusC/RagA family TonB-linked outer membrane protein, with product MKTKFNGILTLLLAFVVQISFAQEKTVSGTVSDESGSLPGVSVIIKGSTKGTETDFDGKYSIQAKTGDVLVFRYLGYKASERTVGSSNVINVKLAEDANVLDEIVVVGYGTSTKQAFVGTAAVVKQEQLEVKNFSNVSQALTGEVAGVTVINSSGQPGTVGAIRIRGYGSVNGNRAPLYVVDGVPFSGSINSINPSDIASTTILKDATATAIYGSRGANGVVLITTKGGSASNSYIEVDIKTGVNDQLIPRYDVVTNPEEYIGYVWEGIKNRGVVTGNPDPVAFANANLFTGNYVAPGYNMWNVTSGADLIDPTTGTVRPGVTRKYTPLRYADVAFDSAIRTETNLRMGGGNQDTRYFASFGYLDDNGYSINTSFKRYTTRLNLTSDVKPWLKLNSNIGYAYSENIANGQIAGSENVFEFADKMAPIFPVFLRDDNAELVPDLFYGGFQYDYGSLSGFRDRPNANGLNPIGSAKYDFNGTDRHEMNGNFSATFKFTDNLSAEIRYGVQYATQKNRDYTNKFYGGGQATSGDITINDFSSLTQNILQIIKYNNTWGNHSFDALVAHESNDFEQNFASASKGLQISPFLYDLDNFQSSLGLPSGSTSGFTIESYFSQFNYNFDQKYYFSASVRADGSSRFVNDKWGTFGSVGASWIVSNEDFLQDSFISYLKLKASYGITGDQAGVGFFSGYNTFNGGNLGGSISLAPGANGNPDLTWETTNQFQVGAEMSFGKYLDVNLDYYNKLTDNLIFNRFVGPSQGISSITVNDGELVNSGLEFDITGHLVDNKDFTLDLSVNGEIVNNEILTMPLDPATNEPQLLTPSGFYARSEGRSIFDFYMREWAGVDPADGAPMWYQYYDDVNNNGVLDAGEPSSYSSGSWVPADPAVINNTGSIVEYQIKVPGANIKKTVTKTYSDASDVYADKSAIADVRGAFRLSGKLGNFNFGTQFTYSLGGYAYDAQYAELMSDRFGAVGNNYHKDIANRWQNPGDITDVPALTDNAIVNGTSTSTRFITSTDFIALNNVNIGYNIPKQYLDKISVQTVNIWFSADNLFNATARQGFLPSTSESGNSGRRLYAPMTTMTLGVRVKF
- a CDS encoding ShlB/FhaC/HecB family hemolysin secretion/activation protein, translated to MNSNTKLAFLITIVFILYNITEINSQDFELKLLSKVKKENIVLSEINYPNKHKDSTSIENEITRVTNQLKKRGYFLNTVDSIIYTNRKVKAYFSLKEKITSIILEIKPSYLVYFNKNKLKNNKIKIPIENLDKLLSSITSKLDKQGKSFSSVEINNIILNKDELFGLLVIKESKKRTIDKITIRGYEQFSQVYLKMYLRIKKGDIFNEDLIKRTSNLTKRLSFIDQIKEPEILFTKDSTILYIYLRKNQNNSLDALVNFATEENGDFLLNGNIDLELNNILNSGEQFKLFWNRIGQERQEFKLSTSIPYIFKSNITPQIAFSLYRQDSSFTNINFKTSLSYNLNDKNSVSAFYSIENSENLESITNDIKEYDNYFIGLNYDYNNLKEKTIYNELSFSISTGIGSRKSDNQSFQQYNFKSSLSFLIKFNQRNQFYIRNKTGLLESKNYLTNELLRIGGANSIRGFNEQSIFAKQFSFFNFEYRFITNQNSYLYTITDIGGYKQENNYKSLIGLGFGYLFGNDKYTINLALATGKFDSSKLELQNTKFLISWINYF